TCCTTTCCTGTAAACAAAATTACCCTCAACTGCAATTGCTACAATTCTCACAAATGCTTCCACTCTACAAAGAATCCCCATATGATTCATTTAACTCCCGCGCGATAAGTAAAACATTTGTCAGCGTCCCTCGAACATTGTCATCGTCGTCTTGGTGACGGGAAACTTTCCCCCCTACCCGAGCGAGTAACATGTGGTCTCGTTTAATTCGTACCCATTTACTGTCGTTTTGCTTGTCTCTTCCGGACAATATACATTTCCAATGTACTGATgcattgcttccttttttatcTCTTCTCCATTGTAGGAACAAGGCGGAATCCATCGATGTGACGGTAGCAGACTTCGATGGAGTTTTATTTCACATCTCGAACATAAACGGCGATAAAACGAAAGTGCGAGTAGGTATTCCTGTACTGTATGGACGTTAAAACTAGccgacaaaaaaagaaaaaacaaacaaagttgCACGGCAGAAAGAAGCATAAAAAAGAATACTTTCCCGCAATACCCCTCAAAAAGGGTAAAAGTAGAGCAGCGGGGATGGGGACAAAAATTGAGACAATATGAGGACAGGGGCCGGAGCGAGAGCACCATTATCCAATTGATTATCGGCAAAACTATACATGTGTCTCGACGCACTGGGCCGTGTGGCGCGCGCGGTGTTCGAGTCGCTCGTTCGAGAAGTAGTGTGAATGTCCTTGTGGCGGACTGATGCCAAGAAGCGATCCAAACGAACGATGCCAAACGCGCACTAGGCCTCTTATCATTGCTGCCaattttcgttcgttcgctgcTCTCTCCCGTCATTCAGCTATCTAAAATGCTacatgattgttttatttattttgttgctgcttgtTCCCGTTCTCTCCCGCAGACGAGCATATCGCTGAAATTCTACAAGCAGCTACAGGAGCACGGTGCCGATGAGCTGCTGAAGCGCGAGTATGGCGACCTGCTGGTAGCACCCGAGGACGGGTACAACGTGTCGGTGCTGGTCGATCTGGAAAACATACCGGAAAACTGGGAGGAAACGGTGCGAAAGATCGGCCTGCTCAAACGAAACTGCTTTGCGTCGGTGTTCGAGAAGTACTTCGACTTCCAGTCGCAGGGCGAGGGCGAAGGCGAGGGCCAGAAGCGGGCAGTAATTAACTATCGTAACGATGAAACGATGTAAGTGTGGTTGGGAGGGTTTAGAATCGTACGCCATCCTTTCGTTTGAACGTTTTAGCTAAATTGCCTACTGTTGAATGGTCAGGAAGTGTTGAGCCTTTTTGTGTACGAGTGAAAGGatggtgaaagaaaattgTTGCATTTGATAATTAATTCCATCCCCTTCCCACTCCCATTGCAGGTACGTTGAAGCAAAGCCGGACCGTGTGACCGTCGTGTTTAGTACGATATTCCGTGACGAGGACGACGTAGTGTTAGGGAAAGTGTTTATGCAGGAGCTGCGCGAGGGCCGAAGAGCTTCCCACACGGCGCCGCAAGTATTATTCTCCCACCGGGAGCCACCGCTTGAGCTGGCCAATACCGGGGCACGGGTCGGCGAGAACATAGGCTACGTAACGTTCGGTAAGTGATTGAGCAAGCCGACGGGGGTTTTGGATTCGATTGAGTGCTTTATTTCGACAACCTATTTATcgatttttgacattttttttcttactgtAGTACTATTCCCACGGCATACCGCGAAGGAAACGCGCGATAACACGATCAATTTAATTCACATGTTCCGTGATTATTTGCATTATCATATTAAGGTATGTTGGACGGGGGAGGGGAAAGCAGTGCCAAACCAAAGGCAGTTGGTGATTAATGTTATCTTTTTGTAAACTACTTCTCCGCAGTGTTCGAAGGCATACATCCACTCCCGAATGCGGGCAAAGACGACGGAGTTTTTAAAGGTGCTCAACCGTGCTCGACCGGAGCCCAAAATtacggaaaagaaaacaataacgTAAGCATTGTGGAGTTTTTGGTACCGAGGTCTGGACAACATTGTGATAACcggttttgttcattttttacaCACCTTTGCAGCGGCCGAACATTCATCAGAAAAGAATGATTCTAGAAGTTGTCGGACGCGTCTAGTTGTTAAATGTGTAAGTATTCAAAACGAACCTAataaaaggaggaaaagagaCAGCACGAGAAAAGCGCAAACGGAGGGAAAACCGATGGCAGAAATCCCAACTggtctctctttttttcggAAGGAAGTGTAAGTGTAAAGGAAGTGGGTTTTGGGCGAATCTGCTATCGCGAGGACAAAACAGTGCAGTGTCCGTGATTTGGTAGGCATAAAACCAAACCACCATCCCCACTCTTCTTCGCCGAAGCATCGTaagcaaataaaccattttcaaGCTGGTAACCAATTGTTTTCGACAGTGTGTTCCTCTTTGGTGGGGCGAAAGgtacaccaccacccatcGGTGTAGGAAACGGCCAACGAAATAGTAATCGTAAGCCACAACAAGAGCAAATGGTGCATAGGTGTGTGGTATATATAAGCTAACAGCAAACAAATCCTAGCCTGTTACAATAGAATTCTAAACTTCTCACCCGAGATAGCCCGAGAAAAAAGGGGAATAAAGGCCACCACAATTTAGCCTATTACAAAGTTTGACACACATTTGATAGTTAAAAATTAGTCGAAAATATGCAATTTCGAACCAACCCACATACCCACATGCCGCAAAATGGATGCAAATTCAAACACACCATTATAAGAGGAAAAAACAGTCAGTAGCATTCATTCTTAATCGTCGCTGCCaatgtgaaacaaaacaagaaaaaagctGTATCGTGTAAACAAATAGAACTAAAAAAAGCGTTAGGAAAATAGGGCCAAATGTAATTCTTAACGgctttgcaaaaaaacaagaggAAAAAGTGTAGGAGTGGTTTAattgaaagagaaaaatagaGCTACGCTAGTAAGGAACGGGAGAAGCAAGTAAAAAATTACTGTATAAGCTAAGGAATAACtaattttataaaaagaaaggaagagcaaaattaaaaaaaagagggCACGAGTCAGACAAGGCAAAAAACGTGGTGAACGGCATAAGAGAGTAGAGTAAGAAGACGCATTTATCCGGAAGCCACACAGCGCATGcaatgccacacacacactgctaaAAACTAAAATCGCACAAACGAACAGAACAACAATGGTCAGTGCTGCTTGAAGTTGTTGGCGCTGTGGTTTGCTCTGGTTGGTGCGGGCAAAAGTGGGAAAAAAGGACGAGAAgcagcaaagaagaagaagaagaagaaaacggaAGACACACTAATCAATTTACTAATCAATTGCGAATGAGATATCAAAAAGGAGAGCTCTAATGGTAATGGAAGGCGCGTGATCGTTTGTTACAAGATACCGATTCGTTGGAGATGATGGCGCAAAGGATTGAAAAATTAAGCAAGAGCTAGCACATTAATAAGCGCATTAATAACCCTCCATTAAGAGCGGTCCCTAGAGTCCGAAGAGAAAAGGGATAACTCTTCTGGATAGGAATTAAAGCAAAATGAATGCAATATACTAATCGATTGAGAGAAGAAAATGGTGTACTAAAATCGAAAGGGacgagagagaacgagaggccGTAACTAGTTACGTGGGGCATAGATTGTTTTCCTCATCAAATTTTACCAAACTACACGCAAGAAAAAAGCCGTTGTTTACTATTAACTACTACAgctaatattattattacctAGTAGCCTTTAGTGCGAAAACACCGTCGGTGAAGTGAAACTGGAGGGAAAAACATGACTAGAGAGAGACGAAATGAGTACTAAGAACAAGCAAGCCTAGCAAACGAACAGATAGTTAAGAAATGATCCTCATTTATAGGTAGCGTTCGCGTTTctggtagagagagagagaagattAACGGTAGGATTGGGTGCGAGGGATGGCCATTAACCTGGGATCGCGGCGATCGAGCTTCTAATTGCGGTGTActgtggtgatgatgatgatgatgatcggtgGATCATATTCTTCCAGTTGTTTGTAGTGAATGTAGAGTGAgagatgtgcgtgtgtgtttgtgtgtgcgtgtggtcgTGCCACCCAAACCACGGCCCCcggaggaaggaaggaaggaagaccAGGAGCATTACTAAGAGTGAAATCCTGCAGTGCATTTATATTAACTTAGTGGGGCAAACAGGCaaacaaccacaacacaccacaacaccaTTAAACCAGGCAAAGCGAAGCCAAATACCATGCCCTTGCCTtgctttttgtgtttggttttccTCGTTTTGCCTCTAGCGCAAGCGTCCCTTTTAAAGGGTGCTATCGTTGCGGGCGGGAATAGTACACCCTGCGTAATGTGTCGTCGCCAGCCAAAACACTCCTCCCTCCCATGGAATGTAAAAAGAAATCCATCTCCCATTTTCTATAGCTAGCTAAGCGAAAGGATGGCCACCACCACACGCCTATATACACAAAATTGACTTTTTGCGGAAGGTTTATGCGGACACATATGCCCAAGCCCGTTTTTACCATCCCAATCTTAAAGGCAGTAGCGAATTCGGGCCCCATTCGATAAAACTTCCTACATCGGATAGAATGTGATATCCTCCTTTGCCTCCTGTAGCTTTCCGTTGCGCTATCaacggtgtgcgtgtgtgtccaCCTTCAAGCTCTCGTTAATATCCCTcccaaaaacaacaagaagaaaaagaaaaacgcatcGTATCTGGTTTGCAGTAGAGCAAATGCTTAGGAAAAAGTTAATAATCATACTTTGAACGTGTTTTACATCATCCCCCCCAGAAATCAAGGCTCTCTCTCCAGCAAAACCTAACAAGTGTGTTTCCACTTCAAACCGGTACTGTCGGTCGGCAAGACCCAGACCGAGACACAGTGGATGAAGGGACAGAGGGGGGTTAAAATTACTTGAAACCTTGTGCAAAAGTGAGCTCCAAAAATGAACTAAAAATCGAGAAAACCGAAAAGAATGCAACCAATCTTCAATAAatccaacaaaacaaagcaaaacgcaGGTGAAACTCGATGGATGAGGATGGAATGAGGTCGTTGCGGTGGATTGGTGTGAAGCAAATGAAAGAAATGTACATTTTACATCGAATTGCACCCCTCGACCTTTTTGCTGGCTGAGCCACCGGAAGTCATCACTTTACTGAAACGCATCGTATCACTTTACATCGCTGGGTGTATGGCCGCCCCAATCGTGTTTCAGCTCTGCAAGCCGACGCCATCCCCaagtccccccccccacccattGCATAGGTCATCGTGTCGAGAATGTGTCACTTCCTGTTGAACCACCTCCGACCCCGTTCTCCTCCCGATATCTACGATGATCTAAACATGTTTTTGAATAGCAAACGTTAAGATAGGGAAAGCTCATCGCGCGCCGTCTGGAAAGGGGATGAGGATTGGGGTGGTTGATAAGGGTGTGGCtgaggaaggggggggggggggttggtgtGTAATAAAATGAGCAGCAGGTGGGACACTCCTTAATTCCACCAACCACCTCGGCCTGAAGGAAGGGCACaccctgttgctgctggcgggCGCGAAAAGGATATGAAATAATAACCCGAACCGGACCGAGGGTGGCGTTCTCGTTCGGTTCGGGTGTTGATGTGTCCGCACACCCACATACACGCGAGAACGACTTTCGCCTGGTAAAGGCGTACGCTTCCCGCAGGCCGAGCTTCAGTCGTGTGGCTTCAACCGTCCCAGTCGATAACGGTTTTTGGCGTCCAACGTTTTGTGTGCGCAACAAAGTCCTTCCGTGTCTTGCCTTTTACTAGTCCAGCAATCCAGTCCCACCAGTGACGCGACATCACAGCGAAGAGACGATGGGCGACGAGATGAGTGTCGAGCAGGAGGCGGAAGCGATCCTCGAGGCGGAAACGAGCTTCGGGATGCGCGTGTGGCATCTGCTGTTCCTGTCCTGCGGCTCCGTGCTCGGCGTCGTCATcatgctgtgctgctgcatcCGGTTCCGCATACCCCGCACCAAGCAGGACATCGAGGCGGACTACCATCGCAAGAAGCTGACGCGCAAGTTTCGCGAACGGCTGGACTGCATGAACAATGCGGACATCGACGAGATGGACCTGATCAAGGCGCTCGAGCGCGTGCGGGAAGAGTACGCGGCGGAGCAGGAGCGGCTGCAGGCGGGCAAGGAGGCGGCCGAAAACAAGGACAATCAAGCGATCGTGACCGTGTGCGACCAGGTTTAAGACGTgtggtggcggtggagcaCGTGGGGTTAGTGAAGGTGAATTATGTTTTAGTTCCTTGTACTTGAGCGTATTGGCTGATAAGGTTTATGCAAGACAATTGGAAGCACTTGATGAACTCgaatagttttaaaattgataaACTATAGTTCGTTCAGCTTGATTGGAACGTAATTTGGTACAAAATTGACAGTATTTATCGGCATACTTGTGTAGTAAGTGGTCATACGAGTTTTATCGGCATTTTCTGCTAAGTTTTGTTACTGATTTGAATTCTGTAAtcgaagaaaaataaattaaaatacaacTCATTTCGTAATCGTTTATCGACTAGCCgtttttggaaaagaaaatgcatcaTGAGGGGATTGAATGGCAAATAATATTTAGTAATCGAACAATCCTCGTAACCCATCACCAACAATTGAATTTTCTTTCTCCCTTGCGCAATTGCTAAGAAGTTGTATTGCTAACAATAAATTCAGTGTAATATAAAGTATTTTATAATAAGTACTTTATAGTTAAAGAAGAAAGTAGCTTCTAATATCCAGATTTCTACGGTCAACGGTCACATTTGCTCCATTTCAAATCAAACGCCCGAATAATCGAAACGCACggattatttaaaacaatgacATCCTCGACGCCTCTACTGTAACCTGTCAGGCAGCCCCCGAAcgtgacatttttcattcgcATCGCCGTTCCTTCGTCGGGGCACGAAAAGTTGTGTGAGGAAAAGCTAAAAACATTCCATCGACTCCATTTCCAAAGTGCAGTTGGGATTTTGGTTGTGTGCAACGAAAGTTTCATTTTCCCCGTAGTTGATTGCAAAAGTGCCTCTCGccagtgtgggtgtgtgtgcattaGAACGAGAACATTTCCGACTCAATTGTCCAGCAGAGgagcgaaaaagaaaagaaacgaacGAAGGGAGTGGAGAACAATTTCACAACAAAGGCGGCGGTCAAGTTTTTCACCGAGTTTGCCGTTTGtagcagacacacacgcacgcacacgcacgcgctCGTTCGACAGTGTGTATTGGGTTGAAAATTCGTGCGGCAAAGTAAAGCGCAAAAATGGTCGTCGTCACTAAGCCGGCGCTGAAAAAGGTGGAAAAGTCGATTCTGCCCTTGGTGCACCCACACCCGGACGCCGCCCCGACCGCTCCGGCCGTAAGTACAAACCCATACACatgcaaaaaaatacattcccctCCCGCAGAACTTTTATGCCGAGCCAGCGTACATCAATAGAAGACGCAATTGTTCTATTAACatgtacagtaggtgaccgctaactggatgtgttttactggagtttttttaaactaaaagttatctaactggagtgattctcagttGAACAACACATGAatgtcaaaacatgaaacatccggCATCTTACGAAGAGAAATTTATAGCAAATGTGaatttttctcacaaattgaacctctcagttagcggtcacctactgtacatACATGTTACACAGGTGCACACAGTTTCATCCACCCCCAAAGCGCCCCTCATTTTGCTGTCTGTGCCGTGGGGGAAAAGAAGTTCGATTTGCCAATTTCCGATGTCCCTTCCTCTCACAAACGTCTTCGTCACTATTGTACGGGGGCGGAAACAGCAGTGCGGGGAATGGAATGGATAAAATGTGTCCAGCACATTCCGTCCGCTTTCTTCCGGCATTTGCGCACGAGCGCGTGTCTCTTCGGTTTCCTATATTCTTCGCACACAATCACAATTGCCCCGTGGAGGAAGTGGGTGGTGGTGCCGATGAGAAATCGAGCGTGTAAACATTCCGaaacatcatcaccatcatcatcatcatcttcaaaCGTTGACCCTGGGAAGGCAAAGATGCATACCCACAACACCATAATGTGGAGATCCGCCATTCCGCCATTACGTTGCACATTCACGCTCGCTCTCACTGGCCGTGCGCGCgttatcaaacaaaattactCGTTGTTAGGAGTGGTGTACAGACAGGGGTTGGGCTGCGGGTGCAATAATTGTGGGGTGGCGAAGTGCTCCGTGGTGTTGCAACTACGGTAACGATTTCATGAAAATGGCTACTCGGATTAAAGCGCAGCTTTTATTATCTCTGCGATGCGGGTCTCACCACCCAACGCCGCGTGCGATTCTCCCAAAAGGAACCTTTTAACCTTTGCATAGCGAGCAGTAGACCCCGGGGGAAAGGTTCATGGTGTATAACGATGGaaacatttttgttcatttaatgaatttattactcgctttttgttttgttttttagacACTCATCGCAGCCagggaaaattaaaaaaaactcgcaaTAGAAACGAAAATTCTCTCCACGGATcatcgtacacacacacacacgcacgcacgtaccGCCTTTCAGTGTGCAATGAAAACTTCTTCATTTCCACGACGCAATTGCGAGGCGTGATGTTTGTTGCTTTCAAACCTATTAGAGCCTctgtctgcctgcctgcctgcccaaACACTTCCACCTCTCTGCCCTCCGGTGCAACCCGGCGTGAAGGTTGCGTGTTGCTCGCAATCGgggggtgattttttttttaaatatcgttttccttttttataccGCCGGCAGCTAGTTCGCGGCTTGCTTCGATTATCTtgaaagtgtgtgcgtgccaAGGTGGGGTGTGTTGGATGCGTGTGTTTGGCAACATAATCAGAAGAGGCACCTGAAGAAGGGGGTGGCAAAAAAAACCTAGTATCATCACAACCCGGCTATTTTCCGGAAGCAAAACAGTGGTTCGGTGTGTAGCCAACCCCTGCCATCCCATGGATTCCAAGACTGtaaatttcttctttttttggagGAACATGTTCTTAGTATTGTACTATCTTCCTCCTGGGGGAGCTTCATTAACCTTGCACGAAGTGCGAAGATTTCGCCAGAATTGtgcataaattaaaaaaaaatgatttaccACTAGCCCACCAAgctacatgtttgttttgacaaaagcAACCGAACCcccctgcgtgtgtgtggttcttAGATGTGGCACCACAATGACGGGGCGAGATACAATGCCATTGGGGTGGGCCACACAACCACCCCAAATGCCGCCCCCTAACGTGTAGCGTGTTATCTTGTGCGTTTATCCAACccaccatgtgtgtgtgtgtgtgtgtatcttctTCAAACACGCTCCACGAGCAGTCATCGTCTCGCTATTTGTATTTTCTATCCCAGGGGGCTGGGTGAATGCATCTGGCCCGGCCCGCTCGTTCACTAGCAGCGAAAAAGGCTCAAGATAATGCTCCTCATAATAAAGCACGGCATGCGTGTATTGTGTTGTTAACCGGGAGTGACTAAAGGCTTATCTGTCACAAGAGTGTTGCTTAAACTTCAGCACAGGCTCCAGCTGACCGCGCATTAGCACGTTCTTTAATAGTACAGATTGCTAGTAGTGCTTGCTTGTTCGTGCgtgtaaaataacaaaacagatTGGAACGAATTTATCAAAGGCATTGAGTAATCCCCCTGCAAACTAGTAGGCTGTGATGTGCGAATAGACGGCGACGTCGAACGTTGTTCCGGGACACTGACTCACCTGACCATGACCTCTAGACCACACTTTACATAAAAAGAGTCTTAAAAGTGTgtaaaaattagtttttatttcgtAGATCATTGCctattcgttttgtttttgttcgttgcGGTACTTTTCATGACTTCTGCCGACTGGTTAATGTGTCACTGGTTGGTAATTCCCTCTTGTTCGCCTGTGCGTCCTTCGTGTTCGACACATTAGGAAGAAGGGATGAGTGTTTGTCCCCCGCCGCTCCTTCttcccatgtgtgtgtgtgtgtggcgcaaTGTGgtgcaacacaaaacaacatttcacaagtggcgctttgttttttggggCGGTTAATTCTTTCTCTCCCACCATTCAACCGCTCCTTCtgaagagagtgtgtgtgagtttgcctCTCATCAATTTGATGCTTCCGATCAGGGGGTTTTAACCAGCTTTTTGCGTAGCAGCGCCCGGCCGGGCCGAGGTAACGGTGACCGTGTCCATGTAAACGTAGCTCGTCAGCGTAGGCGTTACGGTGACGAGCTTTGTAATGCGCTGATCGAAGGCTATCACTGATTTGGTGCGGACGGCggccccaccaccaccaccaccaccgagcaCTGAcgtggcagcaacagcatcctTGGTCACGGTGTGCTCCTTGGTCAGTGTAATCGGGTCGAGTGTTTTCGTCACCGTCACGGACACTGTCTCCTTTCGGGGCGGCTCTTTCGGTGGCAGAAGATCCTCCGGCAGAACAGTGTTGCTTCTCAGCCGCTGTTCGGCCTGCTGTTGCCCAAATGGTGGCAAATAATCGTTGCTTGGGCCCGGTATGGGCAGATACTCGTTGTttagtggcggtggtggcggtgctgcACAGGACTCGGTAACGGTGGCCGTTTCCGTGAGCGTACGCGTCGCCCGGATCGTCTCCGTGCTGGTGCGATAGACGGAGGTCGTCTCCGTTTGCGTACGGATTTGCGTACTGAGCTGGGTGGAGGTAAGCGTGCGGTAGGAAGTCTCCGTCAGGTAGGTGACATCGGTCACCGGTGGCGCGTAGCTGGTGGA
This sequence is a window from Anopheles merus strain MAF chromosome 3R, AmerM5.1, whole genome shotgun sequence. Protein-coding genes within it:
- the LOC121595173 gene encoding uncharacterized protein LOC121595173; the protein is MGDEMSVEQEAEAILEAETSFGMRVWHLLFLSCGSVLGVVIMLCCCIRFRIPRTKQDIEADYHRKKLTRKFRERLDCMNNADIDEMDLIKALERVREEYAAEQERLQAGKEAAENKDNQAIVTVCDQV
- the LOC121595171 gene encoding probable actin-related protein 2/3 complex subunit 2; amino-acid sequence: MILLEINNRIVEETLTVKFKNAIAGNKAESIDVTVADFDGVLFHISNINGDKTKVRTSISLKFYKQLQEHGADELLKREYGDLLVAPEDGYNVSVLVDLENIPENWEETVRKIGLLKRNCFASVFEKYFDFQSQGEGEGEGQKRAVINYRNDETMYVEAKPDRVTVVFSTIFRDEDDVVLGKVFMQELREGRRASHTAPQVLFSHREPPLELANTGARVGENIGYVTFVLFPRHTAKETRDNTINLIHMFRDYLHYHIKCSKAYIHSRMRAKTTEFLKVLNRARPEPKITEKKTITGRTFIRKE